A segment of the Collimonas fungivorans genome:
GTCTGCCAGGCCGATTCTTACGAAGCGATCCTGGAAATGGCCAAGCGTGGCGCCGGCTTGACCTGGTTGCCGCAGAGGCTGGTGCAGGATGAATTGAAGCTGGGCCACCTGGCGGTCGCTGGCGACGCCGGCATGCGCGTCAGCTTCGATATTTCGCTGTACCGCTCGCGCCGCAACAGCAATGCGCGGGTGGATGCGATCTGGCAGGGTCTATCGTCGGCCACAAAACAAGTACGAAAATGACATCGCTTTCATGATGCTCGGGGCCGAATATCGGGCCGCACTTCGCACCGTGCATTGCACTCCTTACGTGCATCACGGCACCAAATAAGTCCTTTTTGAGCTGTACCCAGCACCGGTTGCGTGCACGCCAAACCGGCTACGCCGAATGAGCAGCGATCGCTGCCGAAATAGCAATGAGCGCAAAAAACATCGCCCTACACTTCTTGCTCATTACTATTCCGGAGATATCTCATGTCAGCTCAGTTTCATTCCCCCGACCTAGGCGCAATGCCGGTCGCAAGGCGTAATCCCTGGAAGGAAATCTGTGCCGCCAGCATCGGCAACGCGCTGGAATTTTACGATTTGCTGATCTACGGATATTTCGCAATTGTAATCGGCAAACTGTTTTTCCCCAGCGCGGACGAAACCACATCTTTGCTGCTCAGCGTCGGTACATTCGGCATTTCCTTCGTCATGCGCCCGCTCGGCGCGGTTATCCTGGGTTCGTATGCCGACCGCGCCGGACGCAAGGCATCGCTGACACTTTCGATTCTTTTCATGATGGCAGGCACGGCGATGATTGCTTTCGCACCGACCTATTCCCAGATCGGCATCATGTCACCGCTGATCGTCATCGCTGCCCGCATGCTGCAAGGTTTTTCAACCGGCGGCGAGTTCGGTGCGGCTACCGCTTTCATGGTTGAACATGCGGACGCCAGGCGGCGCGGTTTCTTCGCCAGCTGGCAATTGTCGACACAAGGGCTGGCCACGGTGCTTGCCGCCGGCGTCAGCGCACTTCTTAGCTATGTATTGACGGAAAGCCAGTTGAATGATTGGGGCTGGCGGGTAGCTTTTTGCGTTGGCTTGCTGATAGGACCAGTCGGCCTGTATATTCGCAGCCAGATCGACGAAACGCCGGAATTCAAGAAACTTGCCGCCGCCAAGCAGGAGAAATCTCCGCTGAAAACGGTACTGGTCAATGATCGCTTGAATCTGTTGCTGGGTATCGGCGTGGTTGCCGGAGCGACTGCTTTCAACTACGTCCACAAAGTGTACATGCCGACTTACGCATTGAAGCAATTGCATATTACAGCGACGTCTTCATTTCTCGGCGCCATGGTGACAGGTTTCGTTCTGATGGTGACGGCGCCGATGTTCGGCACACTGTCGGACCGTCACGGACGATTCAAGGTACTGTCAATTGCGATGATGATGATCGGCGCCACCTCATATCCGCTATTCCTGATGTTGACCACCTGGCCAACCGTGACGACCCTGATCATCGTGCAGGCGATAGTCGGGCTGTTGCTCGCGGCATGCCTTGGACCGATACCGGCAATGCTGTCGGACATTTTTCCGACTAGCACCCGCGGCACCGGATTAGCCCTTAGCTACAATTTTTCAGTGACCATATTCGGCGGCTTTTCGCCTCTGATCGTTACCTGGATGATTGCTTTCACCAATAACAAGATGGCGCCCAGTTTTTATGTAATGACAACCGGCTTGATCAGCATTGTCGCGGTACTTGCACTGGGCCGCCGGATGGCGCTTCGCAAGCCATTTTAAACCCTGGTTGTTGTCACGGCTCATCTGTCACCACGCATTCACATTATTTCTGCCGGATCGTCATGCGCGTCCGGCATTTTTTTCAAGCAGGAGCGGAATCATGAATACCTTGGAACAAATACGCGCCATGTTGCAAGCCTATCCAATGGAGGTGGCGTTTCCCGACATCCGCAGATGGCGGCGCGGAACAGCCGGCGTGGACTATGTACATGCATTTGACAGCGGCGTCCCCGGTCCGCATGTGATGATCATGGCGCTGACGCATGGCAATGAAGTCAGCGGCGCGATCGCGGTCGACCAGTTGCTACGGGCCGAACTGCGCCCGCTTAAAGGTCGCATCACACTTGGTTTTGCGAATGTAGAGGCCTATCATCGCTTCGATCGCAACAACCCGGACGCGACGCGTTTCATCGATGAAGACTTGAATCGCGTCTGGTCGGCATCCCGCCTCGACAGCGGCGACGATACAGTGGAATTGCGCCGCGCGCGGGAATTGCGTCCAATTGTCGAAAGTGTCGATTTTTTACTGGATCTGCATTCGATGCACGAGGAAGCACCGCCATTATTGCTAAGCGGACCGTTGCAAAAAGGCATCCGCTTTGCCGCGGAAATCGGTGCGCCGGAACATGTGATCGTCGATGCCGGCCACGCGAACGGAAGACGGATGCGCGACTACGGCGGCTTTGGCGACGCAGCCAGTCCGAAGAATGCATTGCTGATCGAGAGCGGACAGCATTTTTCGCTGCGGAGCCGGGACGTCGCGCTAGACGCTGCGTCACGCTTCCTGCTCAAGACAGGGGTTGTCGCGGCAACTCAGTTGAATAGTTTTTTGACGCAAGACAAAACCTTAAGCCAGCAGTTTTTCGAGGTAACCCAGCCGATAGTCGCGGACACGACCGGTTTTGAATTTACTCAAGATTTCCGCGGACTGGAGTTGATCGAGCGCGCCGGCACTGTCATCGCACGTGACGGCGACCGGGAGATTTTCACGCCTTACGACAACTGCGTCATCATCATGCCGTCGCTGCGCCATCTGGCGCCTGGCGTAACGGTAATGCGCCTGGCCAAGGTGCTTGACGATAAATAGCCGGCGGTGGGGAAAAATGCAAGATTACCCCCCCTTGCTCGGCAAGATCGAAAATCCATCCATATATTCAATCCAAGAACTTAAAATGCCATTTAGACATATGCTTATCAGGTTAGTTGTATTCGTGGCAGTGTCGCATTTATTCTTTTCGGCGCATGCCGGCGAACAGACCGATATCGTCCTTGGTCAATCTGCTCCTTTAAGCGGGAGCTTCAGTGAAATGGGAGAAACCTATCGAGACGGCGCGCAAATCTACTTCGAAAAAATCAACAGGGAAGGCGGCGTAAACGGCCGGCGCATCCGTTTAATCACGCTGGATGACGGCTACGATGCCAAACGCGCTCAAGTCAACACCAAAGAATTGATCGAGCAGCATCAGGCTGCTGGCACTATTCGGCCACATGTTCACCAATACAGTCTTCGCTTCGCTGCCGCTGGCCACTGCTGCCGGCGTACCGTATGTCGGGCCGTACGCCGGCAATGAGACGCTGTACGCAGGTCCGGTCAATCACATCCTGTTCATGACGCGCGCCAGCTATTCTACTGAACTGGACGCTTTGCTGCGCCATGTACAGGCGATGGGATTAACGCGAGTGGCGCTGGCACGCTACGATAGCCCCGGCGGCGCCATTTTGCAAAAAGACCTGGAAGAAAAATTGAAGGCAATCAAGCTAGCGCCGGTCGGTGTCGCGACGATGCAGCTCAATTCGATGCAACCGGCCGATGTCGTGCTCAAGATAATCAAGATGCACCCGCAAGCGATCCTGCTGGGCGTCTCCGGTGACGATGCCGTTGCCTTCGTACGGCAATTCAATCAGTCTGCCGATAAGTTTCCGGTCCAGTTTCTCGCGCGCAGTCTTATCGGCGGACATCAGCTGGTTGTAAAACTTGGCAGCGAAAGCAGGGGCATCGTGATATCGCAAGTAGCGCCGTCGCCGTTCAATGGCGAGACCCACATCGCCCGTGAATATCAGGCTGCATTGAAAGCTGCGAATGCGGCCGGGCGTAAATTGGTGGCGAGCTATATCGGCTTTGACGGCTATATCGCAGCGAAAGTGATGGTGGAGGGTTTAAGGCGCGCCGGGCCGAATCCCGGCAGGCCGGCATTGGCCAAGGCGCTGGAAACGATGCATCACTGGGATGCCGGCGATTTCATCGTGGATTACGATGAAAACAACCATACAGGTTCGAAATTCGTCACGGTTACGGTAATCGGCGCGGGCGGTCATTACATCGAATGACTCGGAAGGGGTTGTATGATCGCCCCGGCCTAGGCGCCCCCGTCTAGGCCCGACGAGATAATGCTTGCCTCCTGACTGAACGGCATTACCGCAGGAGACGCGGTTCAGGGAGTTTCTTTGGTGAAAACTTCATTCATGAAGAACCTGATGCCCTGGTTTATCGTACATCCGTAGCTGATTTGCTCAGCCTTGCGGGTACATGACGGCAACGAAAACACATCCATCGTAAACATCGCGGTTTTATCCGGTTTGACCTGATAGCGCAGGAACTGCCCGATAGACTGGCCGCTACCGTCACCCGTCGCATGGTCGGCGGAGAAACTGAGGGTGCTGTCCGCAACAATCCGGCATACCTCAATCTTGAGGCTGCCGAGGACTTTGCCAGGCGATATGGCGCCTGCGGCAGGAATGCATTTGGCAAGCCCGGAATTGCGATAAGCGGATTGCGAAACATGCGAGTCTCCTCTAGTGATAAAAACGGATGAATCCTGATGCAGCTCGAAACCACGACTTACGGCAATCCAGCGGCTGTTGGCTAGACCTGCCGCTATTGCCCGGCCTTTATGCGCCGCAGGTTATTGATATAACTGGCGGCCGTCAGCGGCACGAATCCCGAAAAACGCGCGTAGCGGTCGCCGTTCTCGAACAGATAGCTGGCGAATGCCGTAACTTCAGGCTTGGCTAATGCCGGTTGGGCGATGTACACGTACAGCAGCCGGGTCAATGACCCATAGGCTTCCGACAATACCGAGCTTGCATCTGGTATTACCGCCCCTTTTCCGAAATTGATCGGCACCGGACGGACATTGCCCTTGCGCTCGACCAACGCGCCAAGAGAGACGAAGCCAATGGCGTTGACATCTTCCGATACCGCATCGATGATCTTGCCATGGTCGCTGAATATCGTGGTGTCGCCCCGCAAGAAGCCTCGCATGGCATTCACGCGCTCAGTGAAGAACATGGTGGTCCCCGACTTGGTATCGGGCGATACTATTTTCAGCGGCGCATCGCTATAGGCCATTCTCACCTGGTTCCAGTGAGTCACTTTGCCGTAAGACTCGGGGTGGAAAATCGATTTCAACTCTGCCATCGTCAAGTCATTGGTCCAATTGTTCGCCTTGTTGACGATCACCGCGACGGCGTCGTAAGCGACTGGCAACTCAAGATACGAAATTTTTTTATCCGCGCACGCTTTGGCTTGATCGGCCTGTATCTTGTTCGATGCCGGCACGATATCCGCTGCGCCTTTGCAAAGGTCCTTGAAACCGACACTGGTTCCCTTGAATTCGGCCTTGATATCGCTTTTACTGCCGCGCTGATATTGGGTAACGGCAGTGGTGATCAGATTTTCTTCCGTATCGGAGCCGGAAATGCGCACGTCGGCTTGCGCCAGTGTCGACATCAGTCCAAAAACGGAAAACAGCATAGCGCTGGCAGAGCGGAGATACATGCTGCGAATTTTCATCTTGCTTACTTTCGTATTATTGATATTTTCACGAAGCCATTATTTTTTCCGCATGCGTCAGTCCCGCCCAGGCCTCGTCTAGGAAAAGAGAAAACGCGGATGCAACGGCGCCTCGGTGAGCTCTGCCTGTATGGCTTCTGCCGGCAGGCAACGCAGCGGCGCCATGCCGTTGCATGAACATGTCAGTATGCAGCGACAGGTGCAGAAAGCTATCGGGAAAGGTAGGTTTTTCGGTAGGGTTTTTCCTACGATCTCTGCGGCTTATTTGAGCTGCACTAATCACCTCGAGATCGATGCTCAATCGCCATCGTCAAATGAGATAACCGGATACTCGCCGCCGTCACTCCTGGGTCTGCGTCCGGGTCGCAAGTTGCAGCGTTTGTTGTTTTTGGTCTCGCGCCTGGTCCAATTCGGCGCCGAGGTCGTAAGAATGGGCCTTGGTATAGTCTTTCGCCGCATTCCAGACGTAATCGTTGATCGTGCTTTGCCCGAACTGCTGCAACAGGTTGGCGCTGGATTTATACGATTCCCCGGGCAGCGGACCCGGTGCGCCGCTGCGCAGAAATTGCGCCAGAAGCGGGCCGGTCCCGGCTTGCACAACACTCGAAGTCGTACTGGCAAGCATGACCCGGCATACATCTATGGTCTGGCCGACACGGCTGGCCCAGGTCTGTTTTGGGCCCAAAGTCTGTTTGACTAGTGCACCGGCTTCAACCAGGGTTCCGCCCACGAAATGCGGCAAGCGTGCAATATCGCTCCAGCCTGCTGCAGGAATGTCGGGGTTCTTGACTTTGACGGAATAAAGATTAACGCGTTGCTTTCCACCTAACAGGTTATCGACCTCGGTTTGTGCAAGGTGCGGAGTCGCCTTGGCCATGGCTATCAAAAATTTACTCAAGGCGCCGGCACTTGAGGAAGTTAGAAGAGTTCCGCCAAAAACCGGCAGTGGCTTTGTCAATGCGCTCGCGCTCGATACCACTCGGCGCAGCACATTCGCGGTACCCATCATTCCTGGCTGAAACCACGTTACCAGCCCCTTCCCATCCAGAGCGCCTTGCTTCATCGACAATAAATTGCGGGTAGCCGTGGCTTCGTGCTTCAACGCCAGATGCGAGATGTTTTGCCCGGCCCCCAGGCTATTCTCCGCACCCTCGGAAGGAGCGCTTAAACCGCCGCCGGCCGCTGCCGGACGCCAGTATTCCTTTACGCCATCTTTCACACTTAGGCGCACCGTTCCTGGAACAGGTATCAGCGCCTTCAGATCTACCGCCGCCAGCGCTGGGAAATTGGAGATTTTGGCGCGACGATCCATGGCCTGTATCAACCAGCTGTCCACGGCGTAAGCCGTCAGGCCGCTCGCCGCACCGCCCAGCAGGGCGGGCCCGATATCATTACCAAGCTCGCCGACCAGTTTTCCATTCTGAAGGCGCTGCCTGGTAGCCGTAACAATGGTGTTGCGCAGGGGAGAGCGTGACGTTCCCACGATGAATTGACGCGCGCCTTCATATAATGCCGCCAAGAGAGCGGAATGCAATGGCGTCGACATGTCTTGCCGCATTGAATAGCCATGTCCGCCAAAGGCTTTCTGGCGCGCGGTCAGGACTTTCCCTGCCCAGGTGACGTACTCTTTTTCAAGCCCCACTTGCTGGGTAAGGGATTCTGGCGAAAGGTGAGCCGGCCAGCGTAGTTCCTTAAGTTCATCGTTGACCTGCTGTTCCGGCAACAATTCCGGTATATCGATTACCACGTCCCCTCGGACCGGACGAGCCGGCCGGCCGGCATTGCCATGATCGGTGCGGCTATGTCCAGGCCGGCTCCGAAGATGAGATGCCGAAGCAGATCTGTCGTCAATCTGAATTTCCGATGAGGCAGGTAAACGACGCCTGCCGACGTTAATCGGAAGCGACTCGGTTCGTTCGCCGCTGCGAATCGCCGCACTGTACTGAAATGGCGGAAATACGCCGGAACCGGACGCCGTCGCCGATTTACGGCCGGCCGCAGACGATTCCGGCATGTCTCCGCCGACCGCCGCCCGAGGCGGCAACCGTAGGGATGCAGATCCGCCCACTGAAGAATCTCTTGAGTGCGAACCACCAAAAATCATCCTCGAGTCAATGCTCCACTGCTTGGAGTCAGAACGCTCTCCAGCCCTTAGCAGGGATTCATGGTCGCCATGGCCTGGCGGCCCCGACTCATGCCGTTCCTCATGTCGGGGCGTGACATTTTCCGGAGTCGCCTGCGCCGATTGTTCTTCCCGCCGAAACGATACACCTGGATGCCGGGGCAATCCGATCGTTGACGCGGAACGTCTTACTTCGCCGCTATCGACTGATGGTGTATTGGTGAATCGCGAGGAATGGAAACGCCTCTCTTGCGGCGGCATTGCCGTACGTGGCAATGTGTTAGTTAAAGTTGTTGCCGGAGTTTGCGCCGCGTCGGCTACGCTGGCGCCGGCCTCAGGATCTACTGGCGAATGATGTACGGCCTGTAGCGACGCAAGATCCAATTCACGCGAAGACGCATCCATCGATCGCATCCGCCTCCTGCCGGAAGACTCGGCCAGAGCCTGAAGCGGCCCGCCGCCCGGTTCCATCCGCTGCGAAGCGGAACGGGGATTTGACACGGCAGGCCGGTCGTCCTCCGGCGTCGATATTGAAAGATCGTGCGGCAACCCCGTTACGGGGCGTACTGGAACCGGAGAAGTCACGTTGGTCCTTTCGACTATGGGTTTGGTTTGGCGCTGTCCAATAATTGCTGTACTGCCATTGCTCCAACCGCATTCATCAGATCGAGCGTTTTTACGATTTCATCGACTTCGTCGATCCAGGCAATCGAGCTGAGTTGCAGCAGGCCCTCGGCGGAAACTCCCAGATACCAGCCGAACTCGGTGAGAAGCTTTCGTTGAATTTCCAGCAGTTGTCCAACTTCCGGCCCCATCAGCTCATTGGCGGAGAGCGGTAATGCGACTTCCGGAAAGACGGAGCATTGAGCGTCAAGCAAATGCAGCCGGCAGTCGAAACCCGATGGTCCGGAGAATGCCTTCGGCGCAATCAATTCTGTATATCTCGACGCCGGGATGCCGAGCAGCACGGCAATCTGGATCAGGAAATTTTTTTGTTCTTCCGTGACCGTTTGCTTCTTGATTGAAGAATCCAGCGATGTACCGGCGGAAGAGGAATGCGATAATTTATTCATGGCAGACGGTCTCGATAGGAAGTGAGTCGCTGCATGTTAGGAACCGGGCAGACCGTCGGGCTGAAAAAAAGCGAAACCAGCCGTCCAACTGCGAAGTAGCTACGGAATTTTATGCTTTAACGGATTCGTATTTTCTCCATTAAATCCTGGAGTGCAATATTCGCAATGATCGAGGTGTTTCATCCACGGCGCCGCCAACTTCAGCGATAGCGCGATGCTTTACAGCAACGTTGTAGAATGCTCTCAAAGATTTGCTACAGCGTTAACTCAATAGGAGAAAAAATGAAAACAATCGGTGCATTGGTAATTCTTTTTAGCGTATTCGCCTGTTCAAAAGAAGAAACGCCAAAACCTGTTGTCGTTGCGCCCGATGCTGGAGCTTCAGCATCTGCAACTACGATTGAAAGCAAGGATATTCAAGCGGCGAGAAAAGAAGCCTTAGAGGCACTCGGCGCTGCCGGCAAGGCCAGTAAGCCGTAAAGGCGGATACCTCACGAACTTGAATGGCAACGCATCAAGCGGACGCAAACTCAGACAAGCGACGACCAAAGATGCTGTGCCGCATAAGCGCGCCATGGCCGCCAGGCTTCCGCCCGGAGCGTCAGTTCCTTTGCGTTCGGCCTGACGCCTTCATGAACCGCAATCGCATGCATCAGGGCCACATCGGCCGCCGGAAACGCATCGGGCTCGCGTAAATGGCGAAGCGCCATGTACTGCGCGGTCCAGTCGCCGATGCCCGGCAATGCGAGCAATTTCAATACCGCTTGTTCCAGGCTGGCGCAGGTATCCAGCAATTGCGGGTCGGCCACCAGCGCCGCCGCTATCGCCGACAAGGTGGCGGCGCGTGCTCTCGGCATGCCCAGCGGCGCCAGGTCAGCAGCTGCCACGACGGCGGCTTGCGGGAAGACATGGGTCAGCCCCGGCCGGTCTGCGCAAGGATCGCTGAGCGCTTCGCCATGCTGCGCCACCAGCTTGCCGGCCAGCCTGATGGCGCCGACCACGGTGATCTGCTGGCCCAGCACCGCGCGCATCGCCTGTTCGAAACCGTCCCAGCAGCCCGGTATCCGCAGACCGGGCCGGGCAGCAGTGAGCCTGGCCATCAAGGGGTCAGCCGACAACTGGCGGCTGATGATTTCAGGATCGGCTGCCAGGTCGAACATCCGGCGCAGACGGGCGATGATGGCTGACAACGACGACAGCCGCGGGAAGCGGATGGTGGCTTGCAGGGCATGGCCCTCGCCCTGCTGTACGACAATGGTTCCATGCGTGCCGTCGAGGCAGATGCTCCGGTAATAACAGCCGTCGGCCACCCGTTCCACGCCGGCAATCGCGCGCGGGCTCAGGAACGCCAGCATGGCCGGCCAGTCGTAGGGCGGGCGGTAACGCAGCAACAGCGTTACCCCCGCTTGCGCCGATTGTTCCGGCTGGCTGCCATGGCGTAATGCGCTGGGCGGGCGCTGGAACAGGTTTTGGAACACTTCGTTGAAACGGCGGATGCTGCCAAACCCGGCGGCGAAAGCGATTTCGGTAATCGGCATGCGGGTTTCATGGATCAGTTGCTGGGCCAGCAGCACCCGGCGCGTCTGCGCCACGGCAACCGGCGACGCTCCCAGATGCTGAGCGAACAGGCGGCGCAATTGCCGTTCGCCCACGCCCAGCCGCACGACC
Coding sequences within it:
- a CDS encoding ABC transporter substrate-binding protein, yielding MQDYPPLLGKIENPSIYSIQELKMPFRHMLIRLVVFVAVSHLFFSAHAGEQTDIVLGQSAPLSGSFSEMGETYRDGAQIYFEKINREGGVNGRRIRLITLDDGYDAKRAQVNTKELIEQHQAAGTIRPHVHQYSLRFAAAGHCCRRTVCRAVRRQ
- a CDS encoding substrate-binding domain-containing protein, whose product is MYLRSASAMLFSVFGLMSTLAQADVRISGSDTEENLITTAVTQYQRGSKSDIKAEFKGTSVGFKDLCKGAADIVPASNKIQADQAKACADKKISYLELPVAYDAVAVIVNKANNWTNDLTMAELKSIFHPESYGKVTHWNQVRMAYSDAPLKIVSPDTKSGTTMFFTERVNAMRGFLRGDTTIFSDHGKIIDAVSEDVNAIGFVSLGALVERKGNVRPVPINFGKGAVIPDASSVLSEAYGSLTRLLYVYIAQPALAKPEVTAFASYLFENGDRYARFSGFVPLTAASYINNLRRIKAGQ
- a CDS encoding ABC transporter substrate-binding protein, which encodes MFTNTVFASLPLATAAGVPYVGPYAGNETLYAGPVNHILFMTRASYSTELDALLRHVQAMGLTRVALARYDSPGGAILQKDLEEKLKAIKLAPVGVATMQLNSMQPADVVLKIIKMHPQAILLGVSGDDAVAFVRQFNQSADKFPVQFLARSLIGGHQLVVKLGSESRGIVISQVAPSPFNGETHIAREYQAALKAANAAGRKLVASYIGFDGYIAAKVMVEGLRRAGPNPGRPALAKALETMHHWDAGDFIVDYDENNHTGSKFVTVTVIGAGGHYIE
- a CDS encoding DNA-3-methyladenine glycosylase 2 family protein, coding for MELDHDTCYRALASRDVRFDGRFFIGVKTTGIYCRPICPARTAKSENVLFFPTAAAAQEAGFRPCLRCRPEAAPDSSAWRGVANTGISNTVTRALALIEMGALDDNGMDALVVRLGVGERQLRRLFAQHLGASPVAVAQTRRVLLAQQLIHETRMPITEIAFAAGFGSIRRFNEVFQNLFQRPPSALRHGSQPEQSAQAGVTLLLRYRPPYDWPAMLAFLSPRAIAGVERVADGCYYRSICLDGTHGTIVVQQGEGHALQATIRFPRLSSLSAIIARLRRMFDLAADPEIISRQLSADPLMARLTAARPGLRIPGCWDGFEQAMRAVLGQQITVVGAIRLAGKLVAQHGEALSDPCADRPGLTHVFPQAAVVAAADLAPLGMPRARAATLSAIAAALVADPQLLDTCASLEQAVLKLLALPGIGDWTAQYMALRHLREPDAFPAADVALMHAIAVHEGVRPNAKELTLRAEAWRPWRAYAAQHLWSSLV
- a CDS encoding VirK family protein encodes the protein MAAGLANSRWIAVSRGFELHQDSSVFITRGDSHVSQSAYRNSGLAKCIPAAGAISPGKVLGSLKIEVCRIVADSTLSFSADHATGDGSGQSIGQFLRYQVKPDKTAMFTMDVFSLPSCTRKAEQISYGCTINQGIRFFMNEVFTKETP
- a CDS encoding MFS transporter, translating into MSAQFHSPDLGAMPVARRNPWKEICAASIGNALEFYDLLIYGYFAIVIGKLFFPSADETTSLLLSVGTFGISFVMRPLGAVILGSYADRAGRKASLTLSILFMMAGTAMIAFAPTYSQIGIMSPLIVIAARMLQGFSTGGEFGAATAFMVEHADARRRGFFASWQLSTQGLATVLAAGVSALLSYVLTESQLNDWGWRVAFCVGLLIGPVGLYIRSQIDETPEFKKLAAAKQEKSPLKTVLVNDRLNLLLGIGVVAGATAFNYVHKVYMPTYALKQLHITATSSFLGAMVTGFVLMVTAPMFGTLSDRHGRFKVLSIAMMMIGATSYPLFLMLTTWPTVTTLIIVQAIVGLLLAACLGPIPAMLSDIFPTSTRGTGLALSYNFSVTIFGGFSPLIVTWMIAFTNNKMAPSFYVMTTGLISIVAVLALGRRMALRKPF
- a CDS encoding M14 family metallopeptidase — translated: MNTLEQIRAMLQAYPMEVAFPDIRRWRRGTAGVDYVHAFDSGVPGPHVMIMALTHGNEVSGAIAVDQLLRAELRPLKGRITLGFANVEAYHRFDRNNPDATRFIDEDLNRVWSASRLDSGDDTVELRRARELRPIVESVDFLLDLHSMHEEAPPLLLSGPLQKGIRFAAEIGAPEHVIVDAGHANGRRMRDYGGFGDAASPKNALLIESGQHFSLRSRDVALDAASRFLLKTGVVAATQLNSFLTQDKTLSQQFFEVTQPIVADTTGFEFTQDFRGLELIERAGTVIARDGDREIFTPYDNCVIIMPSLRHLAPGVTVMRLAKVLDDK